In Acidiphilium multivorum AIU301, the DNA window TGTGGCGGATCAGGATATTTTGGTCACGGCGGCCGAGCGATATACGGTGCTCCGCCGGTTCAGCCCCCGCTTCCTGGCCGCCTTCGATTTCCGGTCGAATATGCCGAACGATCCCGTTCTGGCCGCGATCGAACTTCTCCGCGCCCTGAACCGTGGCGCGATCCGCAGCTTGCCCAAGCGGCCGCCCTCCACGTTCCTGCCGCCGCAGTGGCGGAAATTGATTTTTGCCGGCGGCACAGCCGACCGGCGGCTCTATGAAACAGCGGTGCTGGCCGTGCTGCGCGACAAGCTGCGGGGCAGTAATATCTGGGTCGCTGGCAGCCGCGATTACCAGGCGTTCGAGACCTATCTGCTTCCGGCCGGGGCGGGTGCGGCCACCGGCATCGATGGTGAGGCCGATCCCGATCGTTACGTCGCAAGCCGGGCAGAGATGCTGCGCGAGCGTCTGACCTTCGTGGCCGCCCGGGCCGCGCAGGGCGACCTCGACGGGGTGGAGATTGAGGACGGCAAACTTTTTATCGCCCGCACGCCGCCCACCGTGCCCGACGCGGCTCGCGATCTGGCGCTGCGGCTGAACAGTATGCTGCCGCGGGTGCGGATCACCGAGGTTTTGAGCGAGGTCGATGCCTGGACCGGGTTCACGGACAGGTTCGTGCATCTGCGCACCGGTAACCCCGTCACCGACAAAGCGGCCCTGCTGGCAGCGGTGCTCGCTGACGGCACCAATCTTGGCCTTGCCCGCATGGCGGACGCCTCGCGCGGTCTCAGCTATCACCACCTGGTCAATGTGGCCCAATGGCACATCAGCGATGACAATTATGTCGCCGCCCGCGCCGCCATCATCAATGCGCACCATGCACACCCCATGGCGGCAATCTGGGATGATGGGACAAGCTCGTCTTCGGACGGGCAATATTTCCGGGCCGCAGGCCGCGCCGGAGCCGGCGGCTCGGTAAACGCCAAATACGGCATCGAGCCGGGCGCGGTGATCTACACCCATGTTTCCGGTCAATACGGACCGTTCCACACGCGCGTCATCTCCGCGACGATGAGCGAGGCGCCTTATGTGCTCGACGGGCTGCTGCATCATGTCCACCAGACCGATCTGCGCATCGCCGAGCATTATACCGATACCGCCGGCGCGACCGATCATGTCTTCGGTCTCTGCCATCTGCTGGGTTACAGGTTTGCCCCCAGGATCAAGGATCTCCGGGACCGCAAGCTCTACACGATAGAAAAGCCAGGCACCTGGCCGCTGCTGGTGCCGCTCATCGGCGACGCCGTCGAAACCACCGCCATCCTCGGGCAATGGCCGGAGTTGATGCGGTTAAAGGCATCCATCAATGCCGGCACTGTTCTGCCTTCCGTCATCTTGCGGAAGCTGGCCGCCGCCGGTGGAGGAAACACTCTGTCCAGGGCGTTACGGGCTGTGGGGCGGATCGAGCGCACCCTGTTCACCCTGCAATGGCTGTCCGATCCCGCTCTGCGCCAGCGCAGTCATGCCGGGCTCAATAAGGGCGAGGCCAGCAATGCCCTGCGCCGCGCCGTATTCTTCCATCGCCAGGGTGAAATCCGCGACCGCACCTTCGAAAATCAGAGCTTCCGGGCCTCCGGGCTCAGTCTCATCACCGCCGCCATCGTCCACTGGAATACCATCTATCTCGACCAGGCCGTCCAGCACCTGCGGGCCCAGGGTACGGCAGTGCCCGATGATCTCCTGGCGCATGTCGCGCCGCTCGGATGGGAACACATCGCTCTGACCGGCGATTATGTCTGGAATCCCGCCAATCCCAATGCCAGCTTCAGGCCGCTACGCGATGTTCGCGCTCCGTTCATACCCCGCGCCGCTTAGCGTACGATTTTGAACAGATCGTGCGGTGACCCCTTAAGGGATTGGCTGTCGCTGATTCCTTGCCTATCCGGTTGTTACCCACACCCACTAAATGTAGGGTGTGTCCATTCCCCGGAATAAAGCTCGTCAAAGGTTGGTGCGGCTGCCCTACCCGCGATTCCGAGCAGCGAGCGGAACGCGTTGAAGGGATAGAGGCGCCGGTTGAACCGAAACGTGAATTCATTGAGGTAGGCTTGTAGATGTTTGGCGCTGACCCCGTGATGGATGCCGTTGATCCAGGTCTTCAGGTTGGTAAAGACCAAGTGGACGATCGGCAGGAATTCTTCTGCCACCTCCGGGTCGCCGCATTCGGCGATTGCATGGTGGTCGAACCCGCGCCTTCCGAGACCGGCATAGCCGCTCCAGTCGTCGGTAACGATCAGCGATCCGGGAGCAACGGCGTTTTCGACGAATCCGCAGAGCGAATTGGCGCTACGGTCGGGGACAACAGCGAGACGAACGCGTCCCGCGTAGCGACCGTCTTTCCGATTGTCGAGCTTGGTTCCCGGTTTCCGGTGGCGCACCTCCACGGCACAGGCGACGAGAACCTTGTGATGGACACCCCGTCCATCGCCTCGGGTTCGTCCTCCAACCCACGTTTCATCCACTTCGACGTGTTCTTGCGGCGTGTCGCCAATCTTGTCGCGCTCGGGGCGCACCATCCCGGCGCGCAGCTTATGAAGGATGCCGAAGGCGGTCTCGTAGCGCGACAGGCCGAGTTGCCGCTGAAATTGGACGGCCGACATTCCGGGCGTCTGGCTGGCGATCAAGTAAGCCGCCCAGAACCAAGTCGACAGCGGCGTGTGACTGCGTTCCATAACGGTCCCAGCCATCAGGCTTACGTCTTTGCGACAGGCCCGGCAGCGCAGAACGCCCGGGCGCGCCTCGAAACGGAACGGCTCGCCAACGACGCCGCACCTTGGGCAGGCGAACCCTCCATTCCAGCGGGCGCTTTCGAGATAGGCGGCACAGGCCGCGTCGTTCGGGAAAATACGCTGGAATTCCGGCAGAGACTGCGGGAACGGCAGGTCTTCACGGGCCAGGACATCCATGCCCAACACTAGATCTAGTAGGTATGGGAGTCAACCGGATAGGCAAGGCTGATTCGGTCAGCGTATAGGTGAGGCCATCGGCGATCAGGCTGGCGCGAGCGCCTGCGGTTGTAAGTCCCAGGATGACGACAGCGCTGGCAACATGGCGAAATTTCAACATGAACGTCCCTTTCGAAAGGCTGGCGTTGACTGACGCGGTCGGTTCATTTCGGTTCGGCTGCTTTACGCAGGGGAGGCGCCGATTTTGGCCGCAAAATAGAACAAGCAATTCCCATGCCGAGCTAAATAAGCTCGTAAAATCAATGACTAAAATATTTTAGACAAGCGAGATGTAAAATATACTGACACTACTTTTGGTCGAGTCATAAATAAAAAATATCTTTGGTTGTATAAATTGGGCGAATAGCCGTAATGCCAGAATTCCGGAATTTTGAAACACCTTTGGCCAGCGGTCGAAATGAACCGCTGGCCATGGTCCATGAGGTGGATTATTCGGTGCGAGGCTTTCGCAAGATCTTCACGGTCAGCCGCGCTTCTGCCGCCGAACGATCAGGCCAAGGCCGAGAAGGCCGGTGCCGAGCAGAATCAGGGAGCCCGGTTCCGGAACGTCGGTCATGCTAATCGTCGAGTTGGCAGAACCCGTTCCCGTCGCAGTCACAACGAACATTTCGGTCAACGAGTAGGGACCGGTCAGCGCGGGTGTCGTGGCAAGCACATTGTCGTTGCCGATTGACGTGAAGGTATTGGAGGCGAGTTTATCGGTCATCCCGAATGCAACGTTGGCTGGATCGAGGTAGGTCGTTTCAGCCACAGAAAGAGCGCCGCCGGTCAGCAGGTTGCTCGTCAGCCCGCTCAACATGTCATAGGTACCGAGCGGAGAGGTCAGACCCGTCACTGTGGCCTCGACCGTCAAAACCCCAGCACTGTTCGAGGACGTGTTGATCGAGGACGTGTTGTAAGCGTTTCCGATGGACGGAACCCCCGTTGTGGACACCAAATTGACCGAAAAGGTTCCGTAAGTACCCGAATACTGTGCGCTCGAGGTGGATGGGACGACCGAGGCTGTCGAGTAGCCGCTTTCGGACAGCGCCAGTGAGTATTCGGGGCCTGCCAAGGCGACTCCCGAACAGGCGGTAAGCGCACCAAGCCCAAGCAGTGAAGCCAAAAGAAAACGTTTCATTAGAAAAACCTCCAAAAGTAGGCCTTAAAACTAATAAGCAAATTTTATGCCAATATAATTTATGTATTAGAATCAACGATGAAAAAATGCGTCTTGGCGGAAGTGTAAAGAATCCTGACAGGTGATTGCGAGTTTTGGGGATATTGGTGCGACATGTGCGACAGCGCGGACACCAACCGGCCGCAGCAGGTAGGAAGCGTGACTGTCTGTCGGTGAGCCAGAATTCCGCATTATGGAACTTCCCGGCAAATCACCGGGAAGTCGTCAGATAGTCGCCGCCCGGCACGGCACCCGAAGCCAGAGTAACCCCGGAACAGGGACTGTCAAAGCACCCCGCCACAGGCGCGCCAGGACGCCGCGAATACTTGGATTGAAGCACTGGCAGCGATCACAAAACCGCTTCCGAAACGTCAGGCCGCGTGGGGAATTGCCGGGAGCGTTGCCCGTGACCGCACACTCAGAACCTCGATCCCGACCAGGTGGCCGGTCTCGTCCACATCCAGCAGGATGCCAGGCTCCAGCTCCCTGGTCTCGGCAATCGCTGCTCCCTTAGGGGCGAACCGGACATAGAGCGCATCCGCCTCGGGGTCATAGCTGGTCGTGATCATGGTCTGGCTCAGCATCTCAGCACCCATCCCGGTCCTGCGCCCCATGCCAGACACGGAGGATTTCAACGCTCGAGGCGGAAATCCGATAGACGATCACGTAGGGCCAGATCACCGTCAGCTCCCGCGTCCCGGAAACCAAGCCAGGCCGGCCGCGCTCGGGCAGATATTCGAGCCGGTCACAAGCCGCGACGAGCTGCACCGCGACGCGCGTGGCTGCGTGAGGGTTCT includes these proteins:
- a CDS encoding DUF2283 domain-containing protein, whose product is MITTSYDPEADALYVRFAPKGAAIAETRELEPGILLDVDETGHLVGIEVLSVRSRATLPAIPHAA
- a CDS encoding IS1595-like element ISAcr1 family transposase, with protein sequence MDVLAREDLPFPQSLPEFQRIFPNDAACAAYLESARWNGGFACPRCGVVGEPFRFEARPGVLRCRACRKDVSLMAGTVMERSHTPLSTWFWAAYLIASQTPGMSAVQFQRQLGLSRYETAFGILHKLRAGMVRPERDKIGDTPQEHVEVDETWVGGRTRGDGRGVHHKVLVACAVEVRHRKPGTKLDNRKDGRYAGRVRLAVVPDRSANSLCGFVENAVAPGSLIVTDDWSGYAGLGRRGFDHHAIAECGDPEVAEEFLPIVHLVFTNLKTWINGIHHGVSAKHLQAYLNEFTFRFNRRLYPFNAFRSLLGIAGRAAAPTFDELYSGEWTHPTFSGCG
- a CDS encoding type II toxin-antitoxin system RelE/ParE family toxin translates to MPVIFTAEALDDLAHIRQHIGRENPHAATRVAVQLVAACDRLEYLPERGRPGLVSGTRELTVIWPYVIVYRISASSVEILRVWHGAQDRDGC
- a CDS encoding PEP-CTERM sorting domain-containing protein; translation: MKRFLLASLLGLGALTACSGVALAGPEYSLALSESGYSTASVVPSTSSAQYSGTYGTFSVNLVSTTGVPSIGNAYNTSSINTSSNSAGVLTVEATVTGLTSPLGTYDMLSGLTSNLLTGGALSVAETTYLDPANVAFGMTDKLASNTFTSIGNDNVLATTPALTGPYSLTEMFVVTATGTGSANSTISMTDVPEPGSLILLGTGLLGLGLIVRRQKRG
- a CDS encoding Tn3 family transposase — its product is MPLRVLLSAEQRARLFSIPTDMASMSRHYVLDAADLAMVRVRRRASNRLGFAVQLCVLRFPGRTLDPSEYPPAPALAFVAEQIGVDPLLFAEYARRAETRREHLVELQKFTGLRSFGLDDWRACLHAGADTAWATDRGEPIIQAMLVHLRESRVLLPSATVLERIGLAARVRARKKTFEVLAAGMADAERSALTELLTVDPELRRSRFAWLRDYSESPAPSNIVSLLDRLEYVRAMGIDPARAGRIHAARLVRLTDEGALMTVQHIADLEPARRTAILIAQIASLETRLTDATLAMFEKYVGTLFSRARNRDERRFQATRRDVAKALLLFRRTIAALRQAKEAGEDGITAIEREIGMNQLEDVLPIIGAVADVADQDILVTAAERYTVLRRFSPRFLAAFDFRSNMPNDPVLAAIELLRALNRGAIRSLPKRPPSTFLPPQWRKLIFAGGTADRRLYETAVLAVLRDKLRGSNIWVAGSRDYQAFETYLLPAGAGAATGIDGEADPDRYVASRAEMLRERLTFVAARAAQGDLDGVEIEDGKLFIARTPPTVPDAARDLALRLNSMLPRVRITEVLSEVDAWTGFTDRFVHLRTGNPVTDKAALLAAVLADGTNLGLARMADASRGLSYHHLVNVAQWHISDDNYVAARAAIINAHHAHPMAAIWDDGTSSSSDGQYFRAAGRAGAGGSVNAKYGIEPGAVIYTHVSGQYGPFHTRVISATMSEAPYVLDGLLHHVHQTDLRIAEHYTDTAGATDHVFGLCHLLGYRFAPRIKDLRDRKLYTIEKPGTWPLLVPLIGDAVETTAILGQWPELMRLKASINAGTVLPSVILRKLAAAGGGNTLSRALRAVGRIERTLFTLQWLSDPALRQRSHAGLNKGEASNALRRAVFFHRQGEIRDRTFENQSFRASGLSLITAAIVHWNTIYLDQAVQHLRAQGTAVPDDLLAHVAPLGWEHIALTGDYVWNPANPNASFRPLRDVRAPFIPRAA